The following are encoded together in the Mycolicibacterium arabiense genome:
- a CDS encoding LLM class flavin-dependent oxidoreductase has product MQHGVSSHSVGMWRHPLDKVGWDYAAPPYWEHLARTLERGLFDAVFLADELAPYNSFEGSSDATMRYAVQAPTHEPGALTPIITGATEHLGVGITLSTAFEHPYSMARRLSTFDHLSGGRVAWNIVGSYSPSEFAAYGQEMPDRSVRYERIAEYVDLCSQLWDSWQPDAIAADRASGIYAHPEKIREVVFEGKHFRCRGRHFVAPSPQGRPVLWQAGASEQGRDFAARTAEAIFAIQPTVATMRAYSDDIRDRVAGAGRDPETVKLYYGAQVIVADTDAQAREEADYLRALLRPEASLAMLSGQLGVDFSTFDPDLPLTDVPVPGIQGVKDALVASGAGDAVTIAEAADTYAFRFAMPQVIGTSATVADQIETFLDDGGADGFMLLATYTPGCFEEFVDQVVPELQRRGRYRSRYPGETLRQNILAD; this is encoded by the coding sequence ATGCAACACGGCGTCAGCAGTCACTCGGTCGGAATGTGGCGGCATCCACTCGACAAGGTGGGCTGGGACTATGCGGCGCCGCCGTACTGGGAACACCTCGCGCGGACGCTCGAGCGCGGCCTGTTCGACGCGGTGTTCCTCGCCGACGAACTGGCACCGTACAACTCGTTCGAAGGCAGCTCCGACGCGACCATGCGGTACGCGGTGCAAGCGCCCACCCACGAGCCGGGGGCCCTGACGCCGATCATCACCGGCGCCACCGAGCATCTCGGCGTGGGCATCACGCTGTCGACGGCCTTCGAGCACCCGTACTCGATGGCTCGGCGGCTGTCCACCTTCGACCACCTCTCGGGCGGGAGGGTCGCATGGAACATCGTCGGGTCGTACTCGCCTTCGGAGTTCGCCGCCTACGGACAGGAGATGCCCGATCGGTCCGTTCGCTACGAGCGCATCGCGGAGTACGTCGACCTCTGTAGTCAGCTGTGGGACTCCTGGCAGCCGGACGCCATCGCCGCCGACCGGGCATCGGGCATCTATGCCCACCCGGAGAAGATCCGCGAGGTCGTGTTCGAGGGCAAGCACTTCCGCTGCCGAGGCCGGCACTTCGTCGCTCCGTCCCCGCAGGGGAGGCCGGTGCTCTGGCAGGCGGGTGCCAGCGAGCAGGGGCGAGACTTCGCTGCGAGGACGGCCGAGGCAATCTTCGCGATCCAGCCGACCGTCGCCACGATGCGGGCGTACTCCGACGACATCCGCGACCGAGTCGCCGGGGCGGGGCGAGACCCCGAAACGGTCAAGCTCTACTACGGCGCGCAGGTGATCGTCGCGGATACCGATGCGCAGGCGCGAGAGGAGGCCGATTACCTCCGGGCGTTGCTGCGTCCCGAAGCGTCACTAGCGATGCTCAGCGGTCAACTAGGCGTTGACTTCTCGACGTTCGACCCGGACCTGCCCCTGACCGACGTTCCGGTGCCCGGCATCCAGGGCGTCAAGGACGCCCTGGTGGCCAGCGGCGCGGGGGACGCCGTCACGATCGCAGAGGCCGCCGACACCTACGCGTTCCGCTTCGCGATGCCGCAGGTGATTGGAACGTCGGCGACGGTGGCCGACCAGATCGAGACGTTCCTCGACGACGGCGGCGCCGACGGCTTCATGCTCCTCGCCACGTACACCCCCGGATGCTTCGAAGAGTTCGTCGACCAGGTGGTTCCCGAGCTGCAGCGCCGAGGCCGGTACAGGTCGCGCTATCCGGGCGAGACCTTGCGTCAGAACATCCTGGCGGACTAG
- a CDS encoding nuclear transport factor 2 family protein → MAGDKDAWLALFADDAIVEDPIGPSHFDPEGRGHRGKAAIARFFDMAIAPSQLEFHFDKTYVCGDEEANVGHIVIVASGYRVVAEGVFTYRVNADGKIVALRAYWELDKAAASAQPV, encoded by the coding sequence ATGGCCGGCGACAAGGATGCGTGGCTGGCGCTGTTCGCCGACGACGCCATCGTCGAGGATCCGATCGGGCCGTCGCACTTCGACCCGGAGGGACGCGGCCACCGCGGCAAGGCGGCGATCGCGCGCTTCTTCGACATGGCGATCGCCCCGAGTCAGCTGGAGTTCCACTTCGACAAGACCTACGTCTGCGGCGACGAGGAGGCGAACGTCGGTCACATCGTGATCGTCGCGAGCGGTTACCGCGTGGTGGCCGAGGGCGTGTTCACCTACCGCGTGAACGCCGACGGGAAGATCGTTGCGTTGCGGGCGTATTGGGAACTGGACAAGGCTGCCGCGAGCGCGCAACCCGTCTAG
- a CDS encoding thiolase domain-containing protein, which produces MAGNNAAVLGTGQTKYVAKRKDVSMNGLVREAIDKALADSGSTFDDIDAVVVGKAPDFFEGVMMPELFMADAVGATGKPLIRVHTAGSVGGSTAIVAATLVQSGKYRRVLTMAWEKQSESNAMWALSIPVPFTKPVGAGAGGYFAPHVRSYIRRSGAPTHIGAMVAVKDRLNGAKNPLAHLHQPDITLEKVMSSQMLWDPIRFDETCPSSDGACAMVIGNEEIADRRVAEGNPVAWIHATALRTEPLAYSGRDQVNPRAGRDAAAALWRDAGITSPIGEIDVAEVYVPFSWFEPMWLENLGFAAEGEGWKLTEAGETAIGGRIPFNASGGVLSSNPIGASGMIRFAESAIQVMGKAGDHQVPNARKALGHAYGGGSQYFSMWVVGADKPGS; this is translated from the coding sequence ATGGCCGGCAACAACGCAGCGGTCCTCGGCACCGGGCAGACCAAGTACGTCGCCAAGCGCAAGGACGTCTCGATGAACGGCCTGGTGCGCGAGGCCATCGACAAGGCGCTCGCCGACTCCGGCTCGACCTTCGACGACATTGATGCCGTCGTGGTCGGCAAGGCGCCCGACTTCTTCGAGGGCGTCATGATGCCCGAGCTGTTCATGGCCGACGCGGTGGGCGCGACGGGCAAGCCGCTGATCCGGGTGCACACCGCGGGTTCGGTGGGCGGTTCGACGGCGATCGTCGCGGCCACTCTGGTGCAGTCGGGCAAGTACCGGCGCGTCCTGACGATGGCGTGGGAGAAGCAGTCCGAGTCGAACGCCATGTGGGCGTTGAGCATTCCGGTGCCGTTCACCAAGCCCGTCGGCGCAGGAGCGGGTGGCTACTTCGCACCGCACGTGCGCTCCTACATCCGGCGTTCGGGCGCCCCGACGCACATCGGTGCGATGGTCGCGGTGAAGGACCGTCTGAACGGAGCGAAGAACCCGTTGGCACACCTGCACCAGCCGGACATCACGCTGGAGAAGGTCATGTCGTCTCAGATGCTCTGGGACCCGATCCGGTTCGACGAGACGTGCCCGTCCTCCGACGGCGCCTGCGCGATGGTGATCGGCAACGAAGAAATTGCGGATCGCCGCGTCGCCGAGGGCAATCCGGTGGCCTGGATCCATGCCACGGCGCTGCGGACCGAGCCGCTGGCCTACTCCGGTCGCGACCAGGTCAACCCCCGGGCCGGTCGCGACGCCGCTGCCGCGCTGTGGCGCGACGCGGGCATCACCTCCCCCATCGGCGAGATCGACGTCGCCGAGGTCTACGTGCCGTTCTCCTGGTTCGAGCCGATGTGGCTGGAGAACCTGGGCTTCGCCGCCGAGGGCGAGGGCTGGAAGCTCACCGAGGCTGGCGAGACGGCGATCGGCGGCAGAATCCCGTTCAACGCATCGGGCGGCGTGCTGTCGTCGAACCCGATCGGCGCCTCGGGCATGATCCGGTTCGCCGAGTCGGCCATCCAGGTGATGGGCAAGGCGGGCGACCACCAGGTGCCGAATGCGCGCAAGGCGCTCGGGCATGCCTACGGCGGTGGCTCGCAATACTTCTCGATGTGGGTGGTAGGCGCCGACAAGCCAGGATCGTGA
- a CDS encoding thiolase domain-containing protein — translation MTDVAVVGFAHAPHVRRTEGTTNGVEMLMPCFAELYAELGLKQTDIGFWCSGSSDYLAGRAFSFLSAIDSIGAVPPINESHVEMDAAWALYEAYLKILTGAVDTALVYGFGKSSAGVLRRVLALQTDPYTVAPLMPDAVSMAGLQARFGLDAGKWTAEQMAQVALDSMNAAGRTDSEKPAKSIDELLERPYFADPLRRHDIAPITDGASAIVLASGDRARELRENPAWITGIEHRIETPVLGARDLTTSPSTAASAKAATGGDVGSIDVAEIYAPFTHQQLILAEAIGLGDSTKINPSGGALAANPMFSTGLERIGFAARHVFDGSAQRVLAHATSGPALQQNLVAVLEGKN, via the coding sequence GTGACTGATGTAGCAGTGGTCGGCTTCGCGCATGCCCCGCATGTGCGCCGCACCGAGGGCACCACCAACGGCGTGGAGATGCTCATGCCGTGTTTCGCCGAGCTGTACGCCGAACTCGGGCTCAAGCAGACCGACATCGGGTTCTGGTGCTCGGGATCCTCCGATTACCTTGCCGGCCGGGCGTTCTCGTTCCTCTCCGCGATCGACTCGATCGGCGCCGTGCCGCCGATCAACGAGTCGCACGTCGAGATGGACGCCGCGTGGGCGCTCTACGAGGCGTACCTCAAGATCCTCACCGGCGCGGTGGACACCGCCCTGGTGTACGGCTTCGGCAAGTCGTCGGCCGGCGTGCTCCGCCGCGTCCTCGCCCTGCAGACCGATCCGTACACCGTCGCGCCGCTGATGCCCGACGCAGTATCGATGGCCGGTCTGCAGGCCCGGTTCGGGCTGGACGCCGGCAAGTGGACGGCCGAGCAGATGGCGCAGGTCGCACTGGATTCGATGAACGCGGCCGGTCGCACCGACTCGGAGAAGCCCGCCAAGAGCATCGACGAGCTGCTGGAGCGGCCCTACTTCGCAGATCCGTTGCGCCGCCACGACATCGCGCCCATCACCGACGGCGCCTCGGCCATCGTGCTGGCCTCGGGCGACCGGGCCAGGGAGCTGCGGGAGAACCCCGCCTGGATCACCGGAATCGAGCATCGCATCGAGACCCCGGTCCTCGGCGCCCGCGACCTGACCACCTCGCCGTCGACGGCGGCATCGGCGAAGGCCGCCACCGGCGGCGACGTCGGCTCGATCGACGTGGCCGAGATCTACGCCCCGTTCACCCATCAGCAGCTGATCCTCGCCGAGGCCATCGGTCTGGGTGATTCGACGAAGATCAACCCGTCGGGAGGCGCCTTGGCCGCGAACCCGATGTTCTCGACCGGCCTGGAGCGGATCGGCTTCGCCGCCCGGCACGTCTTCGACGGATCCGCGCAGCGGGTCCTCGCCCATGCCACCAGCGGCCCCGCGCTGCAACAGAACCTGGTCGCGGTCCTGGAAGGAAAGAACTAG
- a CDS encoding Zn-ribbon domain-containing OB-fold protein, which translates to MSASQSSPASIDEHQPPLSAPLKLSFDYTRSVGSTLSRFFTELRNRHVVGVRGSDGRVLVPPAEYDPVTYAPLTEIVPVASAGTVVSWTWQPNPLEGQPLQRPFAWALIKLDGADTPLLHAVDAGSADAISTGARVHVHWADEPVGAITDIAYFELGDDTEPVEDVADDRDPVTLLVSPASIEIQHTASLPESTFLRGLEEGKLLGARTGAGGKVYFPPREADPGTGQPTTEFVELPDKGTVTTFAIINIPFAGQRIKPPYVAAYVLLDGADIPFLHLVTEIDAADVRMGMRVEAVWKPREEWGLGIDNIDYFRPTGEPDADYDTYKHHQ; encoded by the coding sequence GTGAGCGCCAGCCAAAGTAGCCCGGCCAGTATCGATGAACATCAGCCGCCCCTTTCGGCGCCGCTGAAACTGTCATTCGACTACACCCGTTCAGTAGGTTCGACCCTCAGTCGGTTCTTCACCGAACTACGCAACCGACACGTCGTCGGCGTCCGCGGTTCGGACGGACGGGTACTCGTACCGCCCGCCGAGTACGACCCCGTCACCTACGCTCCGTTGACGGAGATCGTACCGGTGGCCAGTGCCGGAACAGTCGTTTCGTGGACCTGGCAACCCAACCCCTTGGAGGGTCAGCCGCTGCAGCGGCCGTTCGCCTGGGCGCTCATCAAGCTCGACGGCGCCGACACCCCGCTGCTGCATGCGGTCGACGCCGGATCCGCCGACGCCATCAGCACCGGCGCCAGGGTGCACGTGCACTGGGCGGACGAACCGGTCGGCGCCATCACCGACATCGCGTACTTCGAACTGGGTGACGACACCGAACCCGTCGAAGACGTGGCAGACGACCGCGATCCGGTGACGCTGTTGGTGAGCCCGGCATCGATCGAGATCCAGCACACCGCGTCCCTACCCGAGAGCACGTTCCTGCGCGGTCTCGAGGAGGGCAAGCTCCTCGGCGCACGCACCGGCGCGGGCGGCAAGGTCTACTTCCCGCCGCGCGAAGCCGACCCGGGCACCGGCCAGCCGACCACCGAATTCGTCGAGCTGCCCGACAAGGGCACGGTCACCACGTTCGCCATCATCAACATCCCGTTCGCCGGCCAGCGCATCAAGCCGCCCTACGTGGCCGCTTACGTATTGCTCGACGGCGCCGACATCCCGTTCCTGCACCTGGTCACCGAGATCGACGCGGCCGACGTGCGGATGGGCATGCGGGTCGAGGCGGTGTGGAAGCCCCGCGAGGAATGGGGTCTCGGCATCGACAACATCGACTACTTCCGGCCCACGGGTGAGCCCGACGCCGACTACGACACCTACAAGCACCACCAGTAA
- a CDS encoding LLM class F420-dependent oxidoreductase, whose product MKLGLQLGYWGAQPPTDHAELVATAEAEGFDTVFTAEAWGSDAYTPLAWWGRETTRMRLGTSVIQLSARTPTACAMAALTLDHLSGGRHILGLGVSGPQVVEGWYGQKFPKPLARTREYVDILRQVWAREAPVHSDGPHYPLPLTGEGTTGLGKNLKPITHPLRADIPVMLGAEGPKNVALAAEICDGWLPIFYSPRIADMYNEWLDEGFARPGARRTRETFEICATAQVVVTDDRPGVMELMKPHLALYMGGMGAEETNFHADVYRRMGYSEVVDEVTALFRSNRKDQAAAVIPDELVDDSAIVGDLAYVKEQIKAWEASGVTMMVVGARSSEQIRDLAALV is encoded by the coding sequence ATGAAGCTCGGACTCCAGCTCGGATACTGGGGCGCACAGCCGCCCACCGATCACGCGGAACTCGTCGCGACGGCCGAAGCCGAGGGCTTCGACACCGTCTTCACCGCCGAGGCATGGGGCTCGGACGCTTACACCCCATTGGCCTGGTGGGGCCGGGAGACCACGCGGATGCGGCTCGGCACCTCGGTGATCCAGCTGTCCGCCCGCACACCGACGGCGTGCGCGATGGCGGCCCTGACCCTGGACCACCTGTCGGGCGGGCGGCACATCCTCGGGTTGGGCGTCTCCGGCCCGCAGGTCGTCGAGGGCTGGTACGGCCAGAAGTTCCCGAAGCCCCTGGCGCGCACCCGCGAGTACGTCGACATCCTGCGGCAGGTCTGGGCCCGCGAAGCGCCGGTGCACAGCGACGGCCCGCACTACCCGCTGCCGCTCACGGGTGAGGGCACCACCGGGTTGGGCAAGAACCTCAAGCCGATCACCCATCCGCTGCGCGCCGACATCCCCGTCATGCTCGGCGCGGAGGGCCCGAAGAACGTGGCTTTGGCAGCCGAGATCTGCGATGGCTGGCTGCCCATCTTCTACTCGCCGCGCATCGCCGACATGTACAACGAATGGCTCGACGAGGGGTTCGCCCGGCCCGGTGCCCGACGCACCCGCGAGACGTTCGAGATCTGCGCGACGGCGCAGGTGGTGGTCACCGACGACCGTCCCGGCGTCATGGAGCTCATGAAGCCGCACCTCGCCCTCTACATGGGCGGAATGGGCGCTGAGGAGACCAACTTCCACGCCGACGTCTACCGGCGCATGGGTTACTCGGAGGTGGTCGACGAGGTGACCGCGCTGTTCCGGAGCAACCGCAAGGACCAGGCGGCCGCCGTCATCCCCGACGAACTGGTCGACGACTCGGCGATCGTCGGCGACCTGGCCTACGTCAAGGAACAGATCAAGGCCTGGGAGGCCTCGGGCGTCACCATGATGGTGGTCGGTGCCCGCTCGTCCGAGCAGATCCGGGATCTCGCCGCGCTGGTCTGA
- a CDS encoding acetoacetate decarboxylase family protein, producing the protein MPVRIRTAEQHMAMFSVDADAAQRMIADSGLQVCRHRPGKAVVVLMLMHYVDGDLGPYYEYGTNVMVNPPGSTASGLKALQSAGAFIHHLPVDGAFTMEAGRTIWGYPKVLADFVIRDGHGFSFDVTIDGQFAVGMDFKPGLRVPARFTSKPQVHPTYSHLDGVTRMTDGEMTMSGVRYRPGGATVRLGNHPYARELAALGFPKRAMISSSADNVEMTFADAKEIA; encoded by the coding sequence ATGCCGGTCCGGATCCGGACCGCCGAGCAGCACATGGCGATGTTCTCGGTGGACGCCGATGCCGCGCAACGGATGATCGCCGACAGCGGACTCCAGGTCTGCCGGCACCGGCCGGGTAAGGCCGTCGTCGTGCTGATGCTGATGCACTACGTCGACGGCGACCTGGGCCCGTACTACGAGTACGGCACGAACGTCATGGTCAATCCGCCGGGCTCGACGGCCAGTGGACTCAAGGCGTTGCAGTCCGCGGGTGCCTTCATTCACCACCTGCCCGTCGACGGGGCGTTCACGATGGAAGCAGGCCGGACCATCTGGGGCTACCCGAAGGTGCTGGCGGACTTCGTCATCCGCGACGGTCACGGGTTCAGCTTCGACGTGACCATCGACGGTCAGTTCGCGGTCGGCATGGACTTCAAGCCCGGGCTGCGCGTGCCTGCACGGTTCACCTCCAAGCCGCAGGTGCACCCCACCTACTCGCATCTGGACGGCGTCACCCGCATGACCGATGGCGAGATGACGATGTCCGGCGTCCGGTACCGGCCCGGCGGGGCGACCGTGCGGCTCGGCAACCACCCCTATGCGCGCGAACTGGCCGCGCTGGGTTTCCCGAAGCGGGCCATGATCTCGAGTTCGGCCGATAACGTCGAGATGACCTTCGCTGACGCCAAGGAGATCGCGTGA